One region of Streptomyces rishiriensis genomic DNA includes:
- a CDS encoding mandelate racemase/muconate lactonizing enzyme family protein, whose translation MRITGISTHVVGTPWRNLTYVLVHTDEGITGVGETRMLGHTDALIGYLKEAEVNHILGSDPFAVEDLVRRMKFGDYGRAGEIVMSGIAVVEMACWDIKGKALGVPVWQLLGGKVTDKVKAYANGWYTTERTPEAYHKAAQGVMERGYKALKIDPFGTGHFELDHQQTLYAVSLIEAVRDAIGPDAELMLEMHGRFSPSTAVRLANELAPFKPAWLEEPCPPENLKALEKVAAKVDIPVATGERIHDRVEFRELFESQAVDIIQPDVGHIGGIWETRKLAATAEAHYVLVAPHNVGGPVLTAASLQVGFTSPNFKILEHFNDFADSDIKKVVKGAPQVVDGYFHLSDAPGLGVELDVDAAAEFPQQQARFDLWAEGWEQRKPKGSTK comes from the coding sequence GTGCGCATCACCGGAATCAGCACGCACGTGGTCGGGACGCCGTGGCGGAACCTGACCTACGTCCTGGTGCACACCGACGAGGGCATCACGGGTGTCGGAGAGACCCGCATGCTGGGTCACACCGACGCACTCATCGGCTACCTGAAGGAGGCCGAGGTCAACCACATTCTCGGCTCCGACCCATTCGCTGTCGAGGACCTCGTGCGCCGGATGAAGTTCGGCGACTACGGGCGCGCCGGCGAGATCGTGATGTCCGGCATTGCCGTCGTCGAGATGGCCTGCTGGGACATCAAGGGCAAGGCCCTGGGCGTGCCCGTCTGGCAGCTTCTCGGCGGCAAGGTCACCGACAAGGTCAAGGCCTACGCCAACGGCTGGTACACCACCGAGCGGACGCCGGAGGCGTACCACAAGGCGGCCCAGGGGGTCATGGAGCGCGGCTACAAGGCACTCAAGATCGACCCCTTCGGTACCGGGCACTTCGAGCTGGACCACCAGCAGACCCTGTACGCGGTCTCCCTCATCGAGGCCGTGCGCGACGCCATCGGGCCGGACGCCGAGCTGATGCTGGAGATGCACGGCCGCTTCTCCCCCTCCACCGCCGTCCGGCTCGCGAACGAACTCGCGCCCTTCAAGCCCGCGTGGCTGGAGGAGCCGTGCCCGCCCGAGAACCTCAAGGCCCTGGAGAAGGTCGCCGCGAAGGTCGACATCCCCGTCGCCACCGGCGAGCGCATCCACGACCGCGTCGAGTTCCGTGAGCTCTTCGAGAGCCAGGCCGTGGACATCATCCAGCCGGACGTCGGCCACATCGGCGGTATCTGGGAGACCAGGAAGCTGGCCGCCACCGCCGAGGCGCACTACGTGCTCGTCGCCCCGCACAACGTCGGCGGCCCGGTCCTCACAGCGGCCTCGCTCCAGGTCGGGTTCACCTCCCCGAACTTCAAGATCCTCGAGCACTTCAACGACTTCGCCGACTCGGACATCAAGAAGGTCGTCAAGGGGGCTCCCCAGGTCGTCGACGGCTACTTCCACCTGTCCGACGCGCCCGGCCTCGGTGTCGAGCTCGACGTGGACGCCGCTGCCGAGTTCCCGCAGCAGCAGGCCCGTTTCGACCTCTGGGCCGAGGGCTGGGAGCAGCGCAAGCCGAAGGGCAGCACCAAGTGA
- a CDS encoding ABC transporter permease → MTTSSTTSSRWRALTHHHLFWPVAVLVLLLLVNVPFTPDFFSIKMADGHLYGSLVSIVLFGSPLILVAVGMTLVIATGGIDLSVGAVVAITGALACSYISDQSDQGALAGVLLAMGLGLLAAVVCGLWNGFLVARMGIQPIIATLIIMVAGRGVAQLITDGQIITINSEPYKLIGGGYWLTLPFSIFVVAAVVAVTVVLTRRTALGLLVEAVGGNAEASRLVGIRSRRIKIMVYAFCALCAGIAGLMISSNTSAADGNNAGLWIELDAILAVVIGGTSLLGGRFSVGGTVVGALVIQTLTTTIYTIGVPTQTNLVFKAAVVIVVCLLQSPKFRAKVFGARFGAGSGAKGSGKPAAAPADPTAASEAAPKMEVS, encoded by the coding sequence GTGACCACCTCTTCGACCACCTCTTCCCGGTGGCGAGCGCTGACCCACCACCACCTGTTCTGGCCGGTGGCGGTCCTGGTCCTCCTGCTGCTCGTCAACGTTCCCTTCACCCCCGACTTCTTCTCGATCAAGATGGCCGACGGCCACCTCTACGGCAGCCTCGTCTCGATCGTGCTGTTCGGATCGCCCCTCATCCTGGTGGCGGTCGGCATGACCCTGGTCATCGCCACCGGCGGCATCGACCTCTCCGTCGGCGCCGTGGTCGCCATCACCGGGGCACTGGCCTGCTCGTACATCAGCGACCAGTCCGACCAGGGCGCCCTGGCCGGGGTGCTGCTCGCCATGGGCCTGGGCCTGCTGGCGGCGGTCGTCTGCGGTCTGTGGAACGGCTTCCTGGTCGCCAGGATGGGGATCCAGCCGATCATCGCGACCCTGATCATCATGGTCGCCGGCCGCGGTGTCGCCCAGCTGATCACCGACGGCCAGATCATCACCATCAACAGCGAGCCCTACAAGCTGATCGGCGGCGGCTACTGGCTGACCCTGCCGTTCTCCATCTTCGTGGTGGCCGCGGTCGTGGCCGTCACCGTGGTGCTGACCCGCCGCACGGCACTCGGCCTGCTGGTCGAGGCGGTCGGCGGAAACGCCGAGGCCAGCCGTCTGGTGGGCATCAGGTCCCGGCGCATCAAGATCATGGTGTACGCGTTCTGCGCGCTCTGCGCGGGCATTGCCGGCCTGATGATCAGCTCCAACACCTCGGCCGCGGACGGCAACAACGCCGGCCTGTGGATCGAACTCGACGCGATCCTCGCCGTGGTGATCGGCGGCACCTCACTCCTCGGCGGACGGTTCTCCGTCGGCGGCACGGTGGTCGGCGCCCTCGTCATCCAGACCCTGACCACCACGATCTACACCATCGGCGTGCCCACCCAGACCAACCTGGTCTTCAAGGCCGCCGTCGTCATCGTCGTCTGTCTGCTCCAGTCCCCGAAGTTCCGCGCCAAGGTGTTCGGCGCCAGGTTCGGCGCCGGGTCCGGAGCGAAGGGAAGCGGCAAGCCGGCCGCGGCCCCGGCGGACCCCACCGCGGCGTCCGAGGCCGCCCCCAAGATGGAGGTGTCGTGA
- a CDS encoding SCO2400 family protein, translating to MDYCHPCRRHLNGALACPGCGAPAPELRAYPPGPPGPEPYAQAASAHEALGAPAGGDRGISDGRDDHGERDDHGERDDHGEDDHGGRRAESGEPQGRAARRREQGRGGRRGSPGPAAAPESSRRDRKASAHRRRRKRIVLIAVGFALAAGGLSLAELGVDAPGFGSPSNPAAAGGEASEVDGSSSGPSASAQPLDDRTDTGAGNSSSSPSPSASPSASESAKDESATPSPDKEAQSAPVPGSSGPTSGSTPSGGDPGSGSTGTAEPSTPAASPDPSPSQTCTRFLWWCS from the coding sequence ATGGATTACTGCCACCCGTGCCGACGGCACCTCAACGGCGCCCTCGCCTGCCCGGGGTGCGGCGCGCCTGCTCCAGAGCTACGCGCGTATCCGCCCGGCCCGCCCGGCCCCGAGCCGTACGCGCAGGCCGCGTCGGCGCACGAGGCGCTCGGCGCCCCGGCCGGTGGCGATCGCGGCATTTCCGACGGCCGGGACGACCACGGCGAGCGCGACGACCACGGCGAGCGCGACGACCACGGCGAGGACGATCACGGCGGGCGGCGAGCCGAGAGCGGCGAACCGCAGGGCCGGGCCGCGCGCCGCCGTGAGCAGGGCCGGGGTGGCCGGCGCGGATCTCCGGGCCCGGCCGCCGCGCCGGAGTCGAGCCGCCGTGACCGCAAGGCCTCGGCCCACCGAAGACGCCGCAAACGCATCGTCCTGATCGCCGTCGGCTTCGCGCTCGCGGCCGGCGGCCTGAGCCTGGCCGAACTCGGCGTGGACGCACCGGGGTTCGGCTCGCCCTCGAACCCGGCGGCGGCCGGCGGAGAGGCGTCCGAGGTCGACGGGTCGTCGTCGGGACCGAGCGCGTCCGCGCAGCCCCTGGACGACCGGACCGACACGGGCGCCGGCAACTCCTCGTCCTCCCCCAGCCCTTCCGCCTCCCCGTCGGCCTCGGAGTCCGCGAAGGACGAGTCGGCCACGCCGAGCCCGGACAAGGAAGCCCAGTCGGCCCCCGTCCCCGGCTCCTCCGGGCCGACCTCCGGGTCGACCCCGTCGGGCGGGGATCCGGGCTCGGGCTCCACCGGGACCGCCGAACCGTCGACGCCGGCCGCGTCCCCGGATCCGTCGCCCTCGCAGACGTGCACGCGCTTCCTGTGGTGGTGCTCGTAG
- a CDS encoding zinc-dependent alcohol dehydrogenase produces the protein MSTAVVVEAPGEHRLVPHEPRRPEPGEALVRVHATGICGSDREVYQGNRPEGYVRYPLTPGHEWSGTVEAVGAGVPASLVGRKVVGEGFRNCQVCDRCHAGETTLCTDGYEETGFTQPGAMAATLTLPARLLHVLPDDADLTAAALLEPAACIAAAAIKARALPGEKVAVVGTGTLGMFAVQFLKAGSPSELLVVGTRNDREALSRQFGATDFRTRDQELPDNFDVVIETAGSASAARTAASLLRRGGRLVLTGIPAAGADGLDPTDLVVRQLEVHTVFGAPPDAWSHTVRVFGAGLLDPLPLVTHELPLAEFSAAIDLVGSGDPKVGKVLLKP, from the coding sequence GTGAGTACGGCCGTCGTCGTCGAGGCGCCGGGCGAGCACCGTCTCGTCCCGCACGAGCCGCGACGGCCGGAACCCGGCGAGGCGCTCGTCCGCGTCCACGCCACCGGCATCTGCGGCAGCGACCGCGAGGTGTACCAGGGCAACCGCCCCGAGGGATACGTCCGCTACCCGCTGACCCCCGGCCACGAGTGGTCCGGGACGGTCGAGGCGGTCGGCGCCGGGGTCCCCGCGTCACTGGTCGGCCGCAAGGTCGTCGGCGAGGGCTTCCGCAACTGCCAGGTCTGCGACCGCTGTCACGCGGGCGAGACGACGCTGTGCACGGACGGGTACGAGGAGACCGGCTTCACCCAGCCGGGGGCCATGGCGGCCACCCTCACCCTGCCGGCCCGGCTGCTGCACGTCCTGCCGGACGACGCCGATCTGACCGCCGCCGCGCTGCTGGAGCCCGCCGCCTGTATCGCGGCCGCCGCGATCAAGGCGCGCGCCCTGCCGGGCGAGAAGGTGGCCGTCGTCGGCACCGGGACGCTGGGCATGTTCGCCGTGCAGTTCCTGAAGGCCGGCTCGCCCTCCGAGCTGCTGGTCGTCGGCACCCGCAACGACCGGGAGGCGCTCTCCCGGCAGTTCGGGGCCACGGACTTCCGGACCAGGGACCAGGAACTCCCGGACAACTTCGACGTCGTCATCGAGACCGCCGGGTCCGCGTCCGCCGCGCGGACCGCCGCCTCGCTGCTCCGGCGCGGTGGCCGGCTGGTCCTCACCGGGATCCCGGCGGCCGGCGCCGACGGGCTCGACCCGACGGATCTGGTCGTACGCCAGCTGGAGGTGCACACCGTCTTCGGTGCGCCGCCGGACGCCTGGTCGCACACCGTCCGGGTCTTCGGAGCCGGGCTGCTGGATCCGCTGCCGCTGGTCACGCACGAACTGCCGCTCGCCGAGTTCTCCGCGGCCATCGACCTGGTGGGATCAGGCGATCCGAAGGTGGGCAAGGTGCTGCTCAAGCCGTGA
- a CDS encoding sugar ABC transporter ATP-binding protein, whose amino-acid sequence MAEPRPVLEMTGIVKEFPGVRALSDVDFRLFPGEIHALMGENGAGKSTLIKVLTGVYSLDGGTITLDGTTVRIGSPLEAQQAGISTVYQEVNLCPNLSVAENIFIGREPTRMGRIQWKQLRRQAAELVDRLGLDIDVTAPLSSYPLAVQQLVAIVRSLNTGGGDGEGPGTKVLILDEPTSSLDRDEVLQLFALMRRLKDEGVAILFVSHFLDQIYEVCDRMTVLRNGTLVGEHMVRDLDQVGLVQLMLGKAMGQLDELHEHQLHSDAGETLLEADGLGRTGGIAPFDMKIKKGEVIGLAGLLGSGRTELARLLFGADQPDTGKVTIGGKQVSMSAPNDAIDAGVAFCSENRKSEGLVPDLTVRENIILALQASRGWTRPIPVAQRDELVAKYIKALDIRPANPEARVGQLSGGNQQKVLLARWLITQPKLLILDEPTRGIDIGAKAEIQKLVVSLSEDGMSVLYIAAELEEVLRLSHTIGVLRDRRLVAQITNGPEITPSRILETIASGEHQ is encoded by the coding sequence ATGGCAGAGCCACGGCCCGTCCTGGAAATGACGGGCATAGTCAAGGAGTTTCCGGGGGTACGGGCTCTGTCGGACGTCGACTTCCGGCTCTTCCCCGGCGAGATCCACGCCCTGATGGGCGAGAACGGCGCGGGCAAGTCCACCCTCATCAAGGTGCTCACGGGGGTCTACTCCCTGGACGGCGGCACGATCACGCTGGACGGCACGACGGTACGGATCGGCAGCCCGCTGGAGGCCCAGCAGGCCGGCATCAGCACCGTCTACCAGGAGGTCAACCTCTGCCCCAACCTGTCGGTGGCGGAGAACATCTTCATCGGACGTGAACCGACCCGTATGGGCCGCATCCAGTGGAAGCAGCTGCGCCGGCAGGCGGCGGAGCTGGTGGACCGGCTCGGGCTCGACATCGACGTCACCGCCCCGCTGTCCTCGTACCCGCTGGCCGTCCAGCAACTGGTCGCGATCGTGCGGTCGTTGAACACCGGTGGCGGTGACGGCGAGGGACCGGGCACCAAGGTGCTGATCCTCGACGAGCCGACCTCCAGCCTCGACCGCGACGAGGTCCTCCAACTCTTCGCGCTGATGCGGCGGTTGAAGGACGAGGGCGTCGCGATCCTGTTCGTCTCGCACTTCCTCGACCAGATCTACGAGGTCTGCGACCGGATGACCGTACTGCGCAACGGCACCCTCGTCGGTGAGCACATGGTGCGCGACCTCGACCAGGTCGGCCTCGTCCAGCTCATGCTCGGCAAGGCCATGGGCCAGCTCGACGAACTCCACGAACACCAGCTGCACTCCGACGCGGGCGAGACCCTGCTCGAGGCGGACGGCCTCGGCCGGACCGGCGGCATCGCCCCGTTCGACATGAAGATCAAGAAGGGCGAGGTGATCGGGCTCGCCGGCCTGCTCGGATCGGGCCGCACCGAACTCGCCCGGCTGCTCTTCGGCGCCGACCAGCCGGACACCGGCAAGGTGACCATCGGCGGCAAGCAGGTCTCGATGAGCGCCCCGAACGACGCGATCGACGCCGGTGTCGCCTTCTGCTCCGAGAACCGCAAGAGCGAGGGACTGGTGCCCGACCTGACGGTCCGGGAGAACATCATCCTGGCCCTGCAGGCCTCGCGCGGCTGGACCCGGCCCATCCCGGTCGCCCAGCGCGACGAACTCGTCGCCAAGTACATCAAGGCGCTGGACATCCGCCCCGCCAACCCCGAGGCGAGGGTGGGCCAGCTCAGCGGCGGCAACCAGCAGAAGGTGCTGCTGGCCCGGTGGCTGATCACCCAGCCGAAGCTGCTGATCCTGGACGAGCCGACCCGCGGCATCGACATCGGGGCCAAGGCGGAGATCCAGAAGCTCGTCGTCTCCCTCTCCGAGGACGGCATGTCGGTGCTGTACATCGCGGCCGAGCTGGAGGAGGTGCTCCGGCTCAGCCACACCATCGGAGTGCTGCGCGACCGCCGGCTGGTGGCGCAGATCACCAACGGACCCGAGATCACCCCGAGCCGGATCCTGGAGACCATCGCGAGCGGAGAGCACCAGTGA
- the yjfF gene encoding galactofuranose ABC transporter, permease protein YjfF, giving the protein MSATTQSPTASESRTPSGAARLLGDRRLPVAVTALLFLLMYGVGLSRYQNYGFGEPQVFLNLFIDNGYLLVAAVGVTFVILSGGIDLSVGSMIGFTTMFTAWLVERQGLPLLLVIPMALGVGALGGFLMGYVIHNFEIQPFIVTLAGLFLFRGLCLVISKESISISDSSVSSMAQAQVSLGMGFLSIGAIVSLVVLAVAFYVLHYTRFGRRVYAIGGNEQSAMLMGLPQGGTKIAVYTVSGFCSALAGLLFTLYIQSGDPLHATGMELDAIAAVVIGGTLLTGGSGYVLGTLFGVLVLGLIKSIIQFEGTLSSWWTKIATGVLLCAFILVQRFMTTRKKT; this is encoded by the coding sequence ATGAGCGCGACCACCCAGTCCCCGACGGCCTCCGAGAGCCGTACCCCGTCCGGGGCGGCGCGTCTGCTGGGTGACCGGCGCCTGCCCGTCGCGGTGACCGCCCTGCTCTTCCTGCTGATGTACGGCGTGGGCCTGAGCCGCTACCAGAACTACGGCTTCGGCGAACCGCAGGTCTTCCTGAACCTGTTCATCGACAACGGCTATCTGCTGGTCGCCGCGGTCGGTGTCACCTTCGTCATCCTGTCCGGCGGCATCGACCTGTCCGTCGGTTCGATGATCGGGTTCACGACGATGTTCACGGCCTGGCTGGTGGAGCGCCAGGGGCTGCCCCTGCTGCTGGTGATCCCCATGGCGCTGGGCGTGGGCGCGCTCGGCGGCTTCCTGATGGGCTACGTGATCCACAACTTCGAGATCCAGCCCTTCATCGTGACCCTCGCCGGCCTCTTCCTCTTCCGCGGCCTGTGCCTGGTCATCAGCAAGGAGTCGATCTCGATCAGCGACTCCTCGGTGAGCAGCATGGCCCAGGCGCAGGTGTCGCTGGGGATGGGCTTCCTGTCGATCGGCGCGATCGTCTCGCTGGTCGTCCTCGCCGTGGCGTTCTACGTCCTGCACTACACCCGCTTCGGGCGCCGGGTGTACGCCATCGGCGGCAACGAACAGTCGGCCATGCTGATGGGGCTCCCGCAGGGCGGCACGAAGATCGCGGTGTACACCGTGAGCGGGTTCTGCTCGGCGCTGGCGGGGCTGCTCTTCACGCTGTACATCCAGTCCGGCGACCCGTTGCACGCGACCGGCATGGAACTCGACGCGATCGCCGCGGTGGTCATCGGCGGGACGCTGCTGACGGGTGGCTCCGGATATGTGCTGGGCACCCTGTTCGGCGTGCTGGTGCTGGGCCTGATCAAGAGCATCATCCAGTTCGAGGGCACGCTCAGCTCCTGGTGGACGAAGATCGCCACCGGTGTGCTGCTGTGCGCGTTCATCCTGGTCCAGCGCTTCATGACGACCCGTAAGAAGACCTGA
- a CDS encoding LacI family DNA-binding transcriptional regulator — translation MTHTRLRPPTMADVARLAGVSHQTVSRVLGEHPNVREETRARVLRAIEEMGYRRNFSARALATRRTRTLGVVASDTTLYGPASTLFALEEAARAEGYLVSTVSLRELTMEKLAEALDHLSEGGVEGVVAIAPQRSAVDALTELRHPFPVVVVGGGPGMDIPRVGVDQHLGARLATGHLLAAGHRTVWHLAGPEDWQEAADRAAGWRATLEAAGVEPPMLLRGDWSPLSGYRAGQELAGWVGRGLTAVFVANDQMALGVLRALREAGVRTPQDVAVVGFDDIPESEFFAPPLTTVRQDFSAVGQRGIALLLEQIEGRPAATTPRIAIEPQLVVRASTFPSAAQPEGVPL, via the coding sequence GTGACACACACCCGGCTCCGGCCGCCCACCATGGCCGACGTGGCACGCCTGGCCGGCGTGTCCCACCAGACCGTGTCCCGCGTGCTGGGGGAGCACCCCAACGTGCGGGAAGAGACCCGGGCCAGGGTGCTGCGGGCGATCGAGGAGATGGGCTACCGCCGCAACTTCTCCGCACGGGCCCTGGCCACCCGGCGCACCCGGACACTGGGCGTGGTCGCCTCGGACACCACCCTCTACGGGCCGGCCAGCACGCTGTTCGCGCTCGAGGAGGCGGCGCGGGCCGAGGGGTACCTCGTCTCGACGGTCAGTCTGCGCGAACTGACCATGGAGAAGCTTGCCGAGGCCCTGGACCACCTCAGCGAGGGCGGGGTGGAGGGAGTGGTCGCCATCGCCCCGCAGCGGTCGGCGGTGGACGCCCTGACCGAACTGCGCCATCCGTTCCCGGTGGTGGTCGTGGGCGGCGGGCCGGGCATGGACATCCCCCGGGTCGGCGTGGACCAGCACCTGGGGGCACGGCTGGCGACCGGCCACCTGCTGGCCGCCGGCCACCGCACGGTCTGGCACCTCGCCGGACCCGAGGACTGGCAGGAGGCGGCCGACCGGGCCGCCGGCTGGCGGGCGACCCTCGAAGCGGCGGGCGTCGAGCCGCCCATGCTGCTGCGGGGGGACTGGAGCCCGCTGTCGGGCTACCGTGCGGGCCAGGAACTGGCCGGCTGGGTGGGCCGAGGGCTGACCGCCGTCTTCGTCGCCAACGACCAGATGGCGCTGGGGGTGTTGCGGGCCCTGCGGGAAGCGGGCGTCCGGACTCCCCAGGACGTCGCGGTGGTCGGCTTCGACGACATCCCGGAGTCGGAGTTCTTCGCTCCGCCGCTCACCACCGTCCGGCAGGACTTCTCGGCGGTGGGCCAGCGAGGCATCGCGCTGCTCCTGGAGCAGATCGAGGGCCGGCCGGCCGCCACGACGCCCCGCATCGCGATCGAACCCCAACTCGTCGTACGCGCAAGTACGTTCCCGAGCGCCGCTCAACCGGAGGGCGTACCCCTCTGA
- a CDS encoding ATP-binding protein, whose protein sequence is MPLSRQRRFPRSRASVRAARVFVHQVLSDWDCVDRLDDIELCVSELATNALLHGVPPGRQYCVTLTLDGPLVRLAVRDTGDHPEPADPPTPDACSGRGLYLARELSDDLGITEHAVGKTVWATFKTESRPGTP, encoded by the coding sequence GTGCCCCTGTCACGGCAACGTCGTTTCCCCCGCTCGCGCGCCTCCGTGCGGGCCGCCCGGGTCTTCGTCCACCAGGTGCTGAGCGACTGGGACTGCGTCGACCGGTTGGACGACATAGAACTGTGCGTGTCGGAACTCGCCACGAACGCCCTGCTGCACGGAGTGCCCCCGGGCAGGCAGTACTGCGTGACCCTCACCCTCGACGGTCCCTTGGTCCGGCTCGCCGTACGCGACACCGGTGACCATCCGGAGCCCGCGGACCCGCCGACGCCCGACGCCTGCTCGGGCCGGGGCCTCTACCTGGCCCGGGAACTCTCGGACGACCTGGGCATCACCGAACACGCCGTCGGCAAGACGGTGTGGGCGACCTTCAAGACGGAGAGCCGGCCCGGAACACCCTGA
- the chvE gene encoding multiple monosaccharide ABC transporter substrate-binding protein — MRNRRAALAAIAGAASLALTLSACGQSGDGGSKDEGSDSAKGGTIGIAMPTKSSERWISDGANVVKDLEAKGYKTKLVYGEDDPDQQVSQIENLITQGVKALIVAAIDNKSLNNVLQQAADAKIPVISYDRLILGTKNVDYYASFDNSKVGELQANYIVDKLGLKSGKGPFNIELFAGSNDDNNTKYFFNGAMSVLQPYIDSKKLVVQSGQTGLTQVTTLRWDGATAQKRMDDILTKSYGSKKVDAVLSPYDGISIGILSALKSDDYGSASKPLPVLTGQDAELASVKSIIAGGQTQTVYKDLRELAKVATTMVDDVLNGKTPETNDTKTYDNGTKVVPAYLLQPVSVDKTNYEKVLVEGGYYTADQLK; from the coding sequence ATGCGCAACCGTAGAGCAGCCCTCGCCGCCATAGCCGGAGCCGCCTCCCTCGCCCTGACCCTGTCCGCCTGCGGCCAGAGCGGCGACGGCGGCAGCAAGGACGAGGGTTCGGACAGCGCCAAGGGCGGGACCATCGGTATCGCGATGCCGACGAAGTCCTCCGAGCGCTGGATCTCCGACGGCGCCAACGTCGTCAAGGACCTCGAGGCCAAGGGCTACAAGACCAAGCTGGTCTACGGCGAGGACGACCCCGACCAGCAGGTCTCGCAGATCGAGAACCTGATCACGCAGGGTGTCAAGGCGCTGATCGTCGCGGCCATCGACAACAAGTCGCTGAACAACGTCCTCCAGCAGGCCGCCGACGCCAAGATCCCGGTCATCTCCTACGACCGCCTGATCCTCGGCACGAAGAACGTCGACTACTACGCGTCCTTCGACAACAGCAAGGTCGGCGAGCTCCAGGCCAACTACATCGTCGACAAGCTCGGCCTGAAGTCCGGCAAGGGCCCGTTCAACATCGAGCTGTTCGCCGGCTCGAACGACGACAACAACACCAAGTACTTCTTCAACGGCGCGATGAGCGTGCTCCAGCCGTACATCGACAGCAAGAAGCTCGTCGTCCAGTCCGGCCAGACCGGCCTCACCCAGGTCACCACCCTGCGCTGGGACGGCGCGACCGCGCAGAAGCGCATGGACGACATCCTCACCAAGTCGTACGGCAGCAAGAAGGTCGACGCGGTCCTCTCGCCGTACGACGGCATCTCCATCGGCATCCTGTCGGCGCTGAAGTCGGACGACTACGGCTCCGCGAGCAAGCCGCTGCCGGTCCTCACCGGCCAGGACGCCGAGCTGGCCTCGGTGAAGTCGATCATCGCGGGCGGTCAGACGCAGACCGTCTACAAGGACCTCCGTGAGCTGGCCAAGGTCGCCACGACCATGGTCGACGACGTCCTCAACGGCAAGACGCCCGAGACGAACGACACCAAGACCTACGACAACGGCACCAAGGTCGTCCCCGCCTACCTGCTCCAGCCGGTGAGCGTGGACAAGACCAACTACGAGAAGGTCCTCGTCGAGGGCGGCTACTACACGGCCGACCAGCTCAAGTAA
- a CDS encoding ABC transporter substrate-binding protein, whose amino-acid sequence MLSRRNFLTAAVGVAAAGGLAACAKEDDSASSGSSGDGGKAITLGFSQVGSESGWRSANTDSVKAAAKEAGYTLKFSDAQQKQENQISAIRSYITQGVDVIAFSPVVVTGWDAVLKEAKAKKIPVVLTDRSVETSDESLYVTLVGSDFTDEGRRAAKILEKVIAKAGLKGAVKIAQLEGTTGAAPAIERAKGFKEIMDAEHASDWKVVVSQTGDFTRAGGKQVMAAFLQSNPDINVLFAHNDDMAIGAIQSIEAAGKKPGKDILIVSIDGVKDGFVAMSEGKINAIVECNPLLGPQLMDVVKKVKNGETVERWIKTKEGDFMQDQAAAALPSRKY is encoded by the coding sequence ATGCTCAGCAGAAGGAACTTCCTCACCGCGGCGGTCGGCGTGGCGGCGGCGGGCGGCCTGGCGGCCTGCGCCAAGGAGGACGACAGCGCGTCCAGCGGCTCCTCCGGGGACGGCGGCAAGGCCATCACGCTCGGCTTCTCCCAGGTCGGCTCGGAGAGCGGCTGGCGCAGCGCCAACACGGACTCGGTGAAGGCGGCGGCCAAGGAGGCGGGTTACACCCTCAAGTTCTCCGACGCCCAGCAGAAGCAGGAGAACCAGATCTCCGCGATCCGCAGCTACATCACCCAGGGCGTCGACGTCATCGCCTTCTCGCCGGTGGTCGTCACCGGCTGGGACGCGGTGCTGAAGGAGGCCAAGGCCAAGAAGATCCCCGTGGTCCTCACCGACCGCTCCGTCGAGACCTCCGACGAGTCCCTGTACGTGACCCTGGTCGGCTCGGACTTCACCGACGAGGGCCGTCGCGCCGCCAAGATCCTCGAGAAGGTCATCGCGAAGGCCGGCCTCAAGGGCGCGGTGAAGATCGCGCAGCTGGAGGGCACCACCGGCGCCGCCCCGGCGATCGAGCGGGCCAAGGGCTTCAAGGAGATCATGGACGCCGAGCACGCGAGCGACTGGAAGGTCGTCGTCAGCCAGACCGGCGACTTCACCCGCGCCGGCGGCAAGCAGGTCATGGCGGCCTTCCTCCAGTCCAACCCGGACATCAACGTCCTCTTCGCGCACAACGACGACATGGCCATCGGCGCCATCCAGTCCATCGAGGCGGCCGGCAAGAAGCCCGGCAAGGACATCCTGATCGTCTCGATCGACGGCGTGAAGGACGGCTTCGTGGCCATGTCCGAGGGCAAGATCAACGCCATCGTCGAGTGCAACCCGCTGCTCGGCCCGCAGCTGATGGACGTCGTCAAGAAGGTCAAGAACGGCGAGACGGTCGAGCGCTGGATCAAGACCAAGGAGGGCGACTTCATGCAGGACCAGGCCGCGGCCGCGCTCCCGAGCCGCAAGTACTGA